From Streptomyces fungicidicus, one genomic window encodes:
- a CDS encoding MarR family winged helix-turn-helix transcriptional regulator, with protein sequence MHGTDNPSSSLPRNDPTGLQSFAVLLRRMNTEFNRIAHEFAQAQGLHLTDVQALVAILDADPDDGPMTPGRLRRQLDLTSGAVTACVDRLEKAGHIRRVRAEGDRRVVHLHYAEAAKSVARDYFQPLARGTDAARARFRDDELRVVARFLDEMNRELTLLRSRPSRP encoded by the coding sequence ATGCACGGGACCGACAACCCCTCCTCATCCCTTCCCCGGAACGATCCGACGGGGTTGCAGTCCTTCGCCGTCCTTCTGCGCCGGATGAACACCGAGTTCAACCGCATCGCCCACGAGTTCGCCCAGGCGCAGGGCCTGCACCTCACGGATGTCCAGGCCCTGGTCGCGATCCTCGACGCCGACCCCGACGACGGGCCCATGACGCCCGGGCGGCTGCGCCGCCAGCTGGACCTCACCTCGGGTGCGGTGACCGCGTGCGTGGACCGGCTGGAGAAGGCGGGGCACATCCGGCGGGTCCGTGCCGAGGGCGACCGCCGTGTGGTGCACCTGCACTACGCGGAGGCGGCCAAGAGTGTCGCCAGGGACTACTTCCAGCCCCTGGCCCGGGGCACCGACGCCGCGCGCGCCCGCTTCCGTGACGACGAACTACGGGTCGTCGCCCGGTTCCTGGACGAGATGAACCGCGAACTGACGCTGCTGCGCAGCCGGCCCTCCCGGCCCTGA
- a CDS encoding NAD-dependent protein deacetylase, which produces MRTRPTLSWTPPADLPPGTTDVEPVADALSTGGVLVLSGAGISTESGIPDYRGEGGSLSRHTPMTYQDFTGSTQARRRYWARSHLGWRTFGRARPNSGHRAVAAFGRRGLLTGVITQNVDGLHREAGSEGVVELHGGLDRVVCLTCGDLSARRELARRLEEANPGFEPVAAGINPDGDADLTDEQVGDFHVVPCTVCGGILKPDVVFFGETVPPQRVEHCRALVRAAESLLVLGSSLTVMSGLRFVRQAADAGKPVLIVNRDPTRGDRRAVTRVALPLGTALTTVAGRLGVPVDDRSAT; this is translated from the coding sequence ATGCGCACGCGCCCCACTCTCAGCTGGACCCCTCCCGCGGACCTCCCGCCCGGCACCACGGATGTCGAACCGGTCGCCGACGCGCTGAGCACCGGCGGCGTGCTGGTCCTCAGCGGGGCGGGCATCTCCACGGAGTCGGGCATCCCCGACTACCGGGGCGAGGGCGGGAGCCTGAGCCGGCACACCCCGATGACCTACCAGGACTTCACGGGCAGCACCCAAGCACGGCGCCGGTACTGGGCCCGCAGCCACCTCGGCTGGCGGACCTTCGGGCGCGCCCGCCCCAACAGCGGACACCGGGCCGTGGCCGCGTTCGGAAGACGGGGCCTGCTCACGGGGGTGATCACCCAGAACGTGGACGGACTGCACCGGGAGGCCGGAAGCGAGGGGGTCGTCGAACTGCACGGCGGCCTGGACCGGGTCGTCTGTCTCACTTGCGGCGACCTCAGCGCGCGCCGTGAGCTGGCGCGGCGGCTGGAGGAGGCCAACCCGGGCTTCGAGCCGGTGGCCGCGGGGATCAACCCCGACGGCGACGCCGACCTCACCGACGAGCAGGTCGGCGACTTCCACGTGGTGCCCTGCACCGTCTGCGGCGGCATCCTCAAACCGGACGTGGTGTTCTTCGGCGAGACGGTCCCGCCGCAGCGGGTCGAGCACTGCCGCGCGCTGGTCCGTGCGGCGGAGTCGCTACTGGTCCTGGGCTCCTCCCTGACGGTGATGTCCGGGCTCCGGTTCGTCCGTCAGGCCGCCGACGCGGGCAAGCCGGTACTGATCGTCAACCGGGACCCGACCCGGGGCGACCGGCGCGCCGTCACCCGGGTCGCGCTTCCGCTGGGCACCGCCCTCACCACCGTGGCCGGCCGGCTGGGCGTCCCCGTCGACGACCGGAGCGCCACCTGA
- a CDS encoding mucoidy inhibitor MuiA family protein: MSTSSETTLPLPVTAVTCTEDRAHVERAAVLELRAGTQRLRLGPVSALAVDRTLHAELTAGHPAAVLDVRIVREWRPRGPRPGDDGSALRRRATALEEERTSLEQRRDRLHVRRDLLGRLAADLLREIGEGAGFGEAESDRWARELDRVDGERDTHAERLRAVEAALAAVTAELSETRRALELSETEPAELVGHIDVTVRAEADGPAELRLSHLTPCALWRPAYRATLDGDSLALDTEAVVWQRTGEDWTNVRLTLSTARSARATEPPRLGEDRLTLQDRSPAERRAVHVDLREEETADLGPLPALGLPGVDDGGEVRVLHSPAPVSVPADGRAHRVPLSSFTASARSEYACSPELSPLVAQVVRFDNRSGHALLAGPVDLVGGSGFAGRGTLDFTAPGAPVELAFGSRDDHRVVRHTEETRETAGLTQRTVVTRTVRLHLSRFSAPGEHDDRTVVVRERVPVSEVSAVEVRLRREACSPAPDAVDADGIVRWDVPLAPGGRRTVTLVYEVSAAAKVTGV; the protein is encoded by the coding sequence ATGTCTACGTCATCGGAGACGACCCTCCCCCTCCCCGTCACCGCCGTCACCTGCACGGAGGACCGCGCCCACGTGGAACGCGCCGCGGTGCTGGAGCTGCGGGCGGGCACCCAGCGGCTGCGGCTCGGACCGGTCAGCGCGCTGGCGGTCGACCGCACCCTCCACGCCGAGCTGACCGCCGGCCACCCGGCGGCCGTGCTCGACGTGCGGATCGTGCGCGAGTGGAGGCCGCGCGGGCCGCGGCCCGGCGACGACGGCTCCGCGCTGCGCCGCCGTGCGACCGCCCTGGAGGAGGAGCGGACTTCCCTGGAACAGCGGCGTGACCGGCTGCACGTCCGTCGCGACCTGCTCGGCCGTCTCGCCGCCGATCTGCTGCGGGAGATCGGCGAGGGCGCCGGCTTCGGTGAGGCGGAGAGCGACCGCTGGGCCCGGGAACTGGACCGGGTGGACGGCGAACGCGACACCCACGCCGAGCGGCTGCGCGCCGTGGAGGCAGCGCTGGCCGCCGTCACCGCCGAGCTCTCCGAGACGCGGCGGGCCCTGGAGCTCTCCGAGACGGAGCCCGCCGAGCTGGTCGGACACATCGACGTGACCGTCCGTGCCGAGGCCGACGGGCCCGCCGAGCTGCGCCTGAGCCACCTCACCCCGTGCGCCCTGTGGCGGCCGGCCTACCGGGCCACGCTCGACGGTGACTCGCTCGCGCTGGACACGGAGGCGGTGGTCTGGCAGCGCACGGGCGAGGACTGGACGAACGTACGGCTGACCCTGTCGACGGCGCGCTCCGCGCGGGCCACGGAACCGCCCCGGCTCGGCGAGGACCGGCTGACGCTCCAGGACCGTTCCCCCGCGGAGCGCCGTGCCGTCCACGTCGACCTGCGCGAGGAGGAGACCGCGGACCTCGGGCCCCTCCCGGCGCTCGGGCTGCCGGGAGTGGACGACGGCGGCGAGGTGCGCGTACTCCACTCCCCCGCGCCCGTCTCCGTGCCCGCGGACGGCCGCGCCCACCGGGTTCCGCTCTCCTCCTTCACCGCGTCCGCGCGAAGTGAGTACGCCTGCTCGCCGGAGCTGTCGCCCCTGGTCGCTCAGGTCGTGCGGTTCGACAACCGGTCCGGGCACGCTCTGCTCGCCGGGCCCGTCGACCTCGTCGGCGGCAGCGGGTTCGCCGGGCGCGGCACCCTGGACTTCACCGCTCCGGGCGCCCCGGTCGAGCTGGCCTTCGGCAGCCGGGACGACCACCGGGTCGTGCGGCACACCGAGGAGACCCGCGAGACCGCCGGACTCACCCAGCGGACCGTCGTCACCCGCACCGTGCGGCTGCATCTGTCCCGGTTCTCCGCGCCGGGCGAGCACGACGACCGGACGGTCGTCGTGCGGGAGCGCGTCCCGGTGTCCGAGGTGTCGGCGGTGGAGGTGCGCCTGCGCCGGGAGGCCTGCTCCCCCGCGCCCGACGCCGTCGACGCGGACGGCATCGTGCGCTGGGACGTCCCGCTGGCCCCCGGCGGCCGGCGCACGGTCACCCTCGTCTACGAGGTCTCGGCGGCCGCCAAGGTCACCGGAGTGTGA
- a CDS encoding methyltransferase domain-containing protein has product MSSTLGTPPPDQAAYMLRAAAGDAGRAYKQRLLDLLDIRAGQTVLDVGCGPGTDLPALAERAGDGGTVIGVDHDPAMLLRARERTAGLDRVEVREGDAHALPVAPGTVDRARIDRVLMHVAEPADVLGQLRRATRPGARIGLAEPDWDTLAVDSEDLETSRAFTRYTTAEAVRHATIGRSLPRLAEGAGFRVEAVLATTPVFRDFHEADHTLGLGRNMQRAIDAGYVDHDRGRRWFAALSEGPFYASFTLVGVIGSR; this is encoded by the coding sequence ATGTCATCGACTCTTGGCACGCCCCCGCCCGATCAGGCCGCCTACATGCTGCGGGCCGCCGCGGGTGACGCCGGCCGTGCGTACAAGCAGCGGCTGCTCGACCTGCTGGACATCCGTGCGGGGCAGACCGTCCTGGACGTGGGATGCGGACCGGGCACGGACCTGCCGGCGCTGGCGGAACGCGCAGGTGACGGCGGCACGGTGATCGGGGTCGACCATGACCCCGCCATGCTGCTCCGGGCCCGCGAGCGCACCGCCGGTCTCGACCGGGTGGAGGTCAGGGAAGGGGACGCGCACGCGCTGCCCGTCGCACCCGGCACCGTGGACCGGGCCAGGATCGACCGCGTCCTCATGCATGTCGCCGAACCCGCGGACGTGCTCGGCCAGCTCCGGCGCGCGACCCGCCCCGGTGCGCGGATCGGCCTCGCGGAGCCCGACTGGGACACCCTCGCCGTCGACTCCGAGGACCTGGAGACCAGCCGCGCCTTCACTCGATACACCACCGCCGAGGCCGTCCGTCACGCGACGATCGGGCGCAGCCTGCCGCGCCTCGCCGAAGGCGCGGGCTTCCGTGTCGAAGCCGTACTCGCCACGACGCCCGTCTTCCGTGACTTCCACGAGGCCGACCACACCCTGGGGCTCGGCCGCAACATGCAGCGGGCCATCGACGCGGGGTACGTCGACCACGACCGGGGCCGCCGCTGGTTCGCCGCTCTCTCCGAGGGGCCGTTCTACGCGTCGTTCACCTTGGTCGGCGTGATCGGCTCCCGCTGA
- a CDS encoding DUF4139 domain-containing protein, with protein MTAGTVPGWASALDAVVVYAQGALCRRLARGTVPPDGRVRVAGLPRSLDPDSLRVRVTGASGVRVTEARVEVEAQPLDTELRDELQREVERLHDEYAAAQGRRDRQLALIEEVAALRPVPPARKRDDPHRRTPVDAWLELSAFVDERLTGLHSGLREREEELRRTEHELGVAVDRLSRASTDAPSARVAGSPCAAVTLDGADGTDVELEVEYGVPGAVWVPTYRLTYRQGENDGRLLLRASVAQRTGEDWNGVRVALATADLRRRTGLSRLRSVRIGRSQPAPTRSGWREHPAGLSDLFSGYDAAGPRPDTGARSPAVGASAAPPPPPPPPPPPAPAVYGGHPAAPLAPGGPPGFPQAAAFGSGADDSPARSRSRGRPRTGGRPGAAGAPPAPAAPGAAPPASGAFTEAAATAPAAGPPRPGGAELDYAALVLCGPEERDGRRGRLFPGSGSDPVTTEYRRRAETVAALPLPGHAVRPRESAGSFDHRYDATAPADIPSDGSWHTVTVGEIPVGLRTEYICAPSVEQTVYSTLVLSNATGQALLAGPVDVTVDEDYLLTAALPTLAPGGVCRVGLGPAEAIGVTRRTNLRESTSGLRNNVTVLDHRIHVELVNRLPVPVSVEVRERVPVTSDPDVRIEERADWTAPEDGAGPEHHVPGTRLWRVELPAGGTAALDGGHEIRIPAGKALTGGNRRS; from the coding sequence ATGACGGCTGGGACGGTACCGGGGTGGGCGTCGGCACTTGATGCGGTGGTGGTGTACGCGCAGGGTGCGCTCTGCCGTCGCCTGGCCCGGGGCACGGTGCCGCCGGACGGCCGGGTGCGCGTGGCGGGACTGCCCCGCTCGCTCGACCCCGACTCGTTGCGGGTCCGCGTCACCGGTGCGTCCGGGGTGCGCGTCACCGAGGCCCGGGTCGAAGTGGAGGCCCAGCCCCTCGACACGGAGCTGCGCGACGAGTTGCAGCGCGAAGTGGAGCGGCTGCACGACGAGTACGCGGCGGCCCAGGGCCGCCGCGACCGGCAGCTGGCGCTGATCGAGGAGGTCGCGGCCCTGCGTCCGGTGCCCCCGGCCCGCAAGCGGGACGACCCGCACCGCCGCACCCCGGTCGACGCGTGGCTGGAACTCTCCGCCTTCGTCGACGAGCGGCTGACCGGGCTGCACAGCGGTCTGCGGGAACGGGAGGAGGAGCTGCGCCGGACCGAGCACGAGCTGGGCGTCGCGGTGGACCGGCTCTCCCGTGCCTCCACCGACGCGCCGTCGGCGCGTGTGGCCGGCTCGCCGTGCGCGGCCGTGACGCTCGACGGAGCGGACGGGACGGACGTGGAGCTGGAGGTCGAGTACGGGGTGCCCGGCGCCGTGTGGGTGCCCACCTACCGTCTGACGTACCGTCAGGGCGAAAACGACGGGCGTCTGTTGCTGCGTGCGTCCGTGGCCCAGCGCACCGGCGAGGACTGGAACGGTGTGCGCGTCGCGCTGGCCACCGCCGATCTGCGCCGTCGCACCGGCCTGTCCCGGCTCCGCTCGGTGCGCATCGGGCGCAGCCAGCCCGCCCCCACCCGGTCGGGCTGGCGTGAGCACCCGGCCGGGCTGAGCGATCTGTTCTCCGGTTACGACGCGGCGGGTCCCCGCCCCGACACCGGCGCCCGGTCGCCGGCGGTCGGGGCGAGCGCCGCACCACCTCCCCCTCCGCCCCCTCCGCCCCCGCCGGCGCCCGCGGTGTACGGAGGGCACCCCGCCGCACCGCTCGCGCCCGGTGGCCCGCCGGGCTTCCCGCAGGCGGCCGCGTTCGGCAGCGGTGCGGACGACTCCCCGGCCCGGTCCCGGTCGCGCGGCAGGCCCCGCACCGGCGGCCGGCCCGGCGCGGCCGGAGCCCCGCCGGCACCCGCGGCCCCCGGCGCGGCACCCCCGGCGTCGGGGGCGTTCACCGAGGCCGCGGCCACGGCGCCCGCCGCCGGTCCGCCGCGACCCGGCGGTGCCGAACTCGACTACGCCGCGCTCGTCCTGTGCGGCCCCGAGGAGCGCGACGGCCGCCGGGGGCGGCTGTTCCCCGGCTCCGGCTCCGACCCGGTGACCACCGAGTACCGGCGCCGCGCCGAGACGGTGGCGGCGCTGCCCCTGCCCGGACACGCCGTGCGGCCCCGCGAGTCCGCGGGCTCCTTCGACCACCGGTACGACGCCACCGCGCCGGCCGACATCCCCTCGGACGGCTCATGGCACACCGTCACCGTCGGGGAGATACCGGTCGGTCTGCGCACCGAGTACATCTGTGCGCCGTCCGTGGAGCAGACCGTGTACTCGACGCTGGTGCTCTCGAACGCCACCGGCCAGGCGCTGCTGGCCGGCCCGGTGGACGTCACCGTGGACGAGGACTACCTGCTGACCGCGGCACTGCCCACCCTCGCCCCGGGCGGTGTGTGCCGGGTGGGCCTCGGGCCGGCCGAGGCCATCGGCGTCACCCGCCGTACGAATCTGCGCGAGTCGACCTCGGGTCTGCGCAACAACGTCACCGTGCTCGACCACCGGATCCATGTGGAGCTGGTCAACCGGCTTCCCGTACCCGTCTCCGTCGAGGTGCGCGAGCGGGTGCCCGTCACCTCCGACCCGGACGTCCGGATCGAGGAACGCGCCGACTGGACGGCGCCCGAGGACGGCGCGGGACCGGAACACCACGTGCCGGGCACCCGTCTGTGGCGCGTCGAGCTGCCCGCCGGAGGCACCGCCGCGCTCGACGGCGGCCACGAGATCCGGATCCCGGCCGGCAAGGCCCTGACCGGCGGCAACCGCAGGAGCTGA
- a CDS encoding DoxX family protein — translation MDTARLDDRLSRRQPLVLGLFRIVLGLLFASEGAATLFGVLGREASPAGDWPFWYAGVIELVCGALVLLGVVTRGAAFLSSGAMAFAYFTEHQKDGLFPLQNGGLSPALFCWGFLLLVFSGPGALSLPALLRRDEVLKSSSSSL, via the coding sequence ATGGACACCGCACGCCTGGACGACCGGCTCTCCCGCCGCCAGCCCCTCGTCCTGGGCCTGTTCCGCATCGTTCTCGGCCTGCTGTTCGCGAGCGAGGGCGCCGCCACGCTCTTCGGCGTACTGGGCCGGGAGGCCAGTCCCGCGGGTGACTGGCCGTTCTGGTACGCGGGGGTGATCGAGCTCGTGTGCGGCGCCCTCGTCCTGCTCGGGGTGGTGACCCGGGGCGCGGCGTTCCTCAGCTCGGGGGCCATGGCCTTCGCCTACTTCACCGAACACCAGAAGGACGGGCTGTTCCCCCTGCAGAACGGCGGCCTGTCGCCGGCCCTGTTCTGCTGGGGCTTCCTGCTCCTGGTCTTCTCCGGGCCCGGCGCACTTTCCCTGCCGGCGCTGCTGCGCCGCGACGAGGTGCTCAAATCCTCCTCAAGCTCCTTGTGA
- a CDS encoding MMPL family transporter codes for MGRRVRTAPGRARWLVPLVLLVVWLGVGGTLGPYAGKLGEVATNDQAAFLPQSAESTKVIEAREAFDQSETLPAIVVWTAGGDRVTDAQQSAATRAVAELAGRPGIVGAPSPALRSDDGQALQAVVQLEPDLGDELSDVLGDVEERAASVPGATAQTAGPAASQADLSQAFAGIDGLLLGVALGAVLLILLLVYRSVLLPFLIIFQSVLALGLACAVVYALADRDVVRVDGQVQGILSILVIGAATDYALLLAARFREELAVRDDRFAAALAAVRRSFGAITASAATVALALLALLASDLTNNRALGPVGAIGIVCAVLSSLTFLPAALALLGRKAYWPSRPSRSDASTEGHRVWRRVAARVGARPRRTWVVTALGLAVLAAFSPSLSAKGVPLDEIFVNDAPSVSAQETLGEHFPGGSGNPAVIIADADRAAEVTAAARKTEGVAAAGAVSESGRPGGGEPLVVDGRVRIDATLSDAADSDAAKETIVRLRADVHAVSGADALVGGYTAQQYDTQQTAAQDRTLIVPVVLGIILLILVLLLRSLLVPVLLVATVALNFLATLGVSALVFQHLLGFSGTDASVPLYGFVFLVALGVDYNIFLMSRAREEALVHGNREGVLRGLTTTGGVITSAGVVLAATFAALTVIPLAFLVQIAFIVAFGVLLDTLVVRSLLVPALVLDIGPRAWWPSVLGRESAGAADGPKPSA; via the coding sequence ATGGGAAGACGTGTGAGAACCGCACCCGGCCGGGCCCGCTGGCTCGTCCCGTTGGTCCTGCTCGTGGTCTGGCTCGGCGTGGGCGGCACGCTCGGCCCCTACGCGGGCAAGCTGGGCGAGGTCGCCACCAACGACCAGGCCGCGTTCCTGCCGCAGAGCGCCGAATCCACCAAGGTGATCGAGGCCCGCGAGGCGTTCGACCAGTCGGAGACCCTGCCCGCGATCGTCGTGTGGACGGCCGGCGGGGACCGGGTCACCGACGCCCAGCAGTCGGCCGCCACCCGCGCGGTGGCGGAGCTCGCCGGACGGCCCGGAATCGTGGGCGCCCCGTCGCCCGCCCTCCGCTCCGACGACGGGCAGGCGCTGCAGGCCGTCGTCCAGCTGGAGCCCGACCTCGGCGACGAACTGTCCGACGTCCTGGGCGACGTGGAGGAGCGCGCGGCGAGCGTGCCGGGCGCCACGGCGCAGACGGCCGGCCCGGCGGCGAGCCAGGCCGATCTGTCGCAGGCGTTCGCGGGCATCGACGGACTGCTGCTGGGCGTGGCGCTCGGCGCGGTCCTGCTGATCCTGCTGCTCGTCTACCGGAGCGTCCTGCTGCCGTTCCTGATCATCTTCCAGTCCGTCCTCGCCCTGGGCCTCGCGTGCGCGGTCGTCTACGCGCTGGCAGACCGGGACGTGGTGCGGGTCGACGGCCAGGTGCAGGGCATCCTGTCCATCCTGGTGATCGGCGCCGCGACGGACTACGCGCTGCTGCTCGCCGCACGGTTCCGCGAGGAACTCGCCGTGCGGGACGACCGGTTCGCGGCGGCGCTGGCAGCCGTCCGCCGGTCCTTCGGCGCCATCACGGCGAGCGCGGCGACCGTGGCGCTCGCGCTGCTGGCGCTGCTGGCCAGTGACCTCACCAACAACCGCGCCCTCGGCCCGGTCGGCGCCATCGGCATCGTGTGCGCCGTGCTGTCCAGTCTGACGTTCCTGCCGGCCGCGCTGGCGCTGCTGGGCCGGAAGGCGTACTGGCCCTCCCGGCCGAGTCGGTCGGACGCGTCCACGGAGGGGCACCGGGTGTGGCGTCGCGTCGCCGCGCGGGTCGGCGCCCGGCCGCGCCGCACCTGGGTGGTGACCGCGCTCGGTCTCGCCGTGCTCGCCGCGTTCTCACCGTCGCTGTCCGCCAAGGGGGTGCCCCTCGACGAGATCTTCGTGAACGACGCGCCGTCCGTCTCCGCCCAGGAGACCCTCGGCGAACACTTCCCCGGCGGCTCCGGCAACCCCGCCGTGATCATCGCCGACGCCGACCGCGCCGCCGAGGTGACGGCGGCGGCGAGGAAGACCGAAGGCGTGGCGGCGGCCGGCGCCGTCTCCGAATCCGGACGGCCCGGAGGCGGTGAGCCGCTCGTCGTCGACGGGAGGGTCCGCATCGACGCCACCCTGAGCGACGCCGCGGACAGTGACGCCGCCAAGGAGACGATCGTCCGGCTGCGCGCCGACGTCCACGCGGTGTCCGGAGCCGACGCGCTGGTCGGCGGGTACACGGCCCAGCAGTACGACACCCAGCAGACCGCCGCACAGGACCGCACGCTGATCGTGCCGGTGGTGCTCGGCATCATCCTGCTGATCCTGGTCCTGCTGCTCCGCTCGCTGCTCGTGCCGGTCCTGCTGGTCGCGACCGTGGCGCTCAACTTCCTGGCGACGCTGGGGGTGTCGGCGCTCGTCTTCCAGCACCTCCTCGGCTTCAGCGGCACGGACGCGTCGGTGCCGCTGTACGGGTTCGTGTTCCTGGTGGCGCTCGGCGTGGACTACAACATCTTCCTGATGTCCCGGGCCCGGGAGGAGGCGCTCGTGCACGGCAACCGGGAGGGAGTGCTGCGCGGGCTGACCACGACCGGCGGAGTGATCACGTCGGCCGGGGTGGTGCTGGCCGCCACCTTCGCCGCCCTGACGGTGATCCCGCTGGCCTTCCTGGTCCAGATCGCGTTCATCGTGGCGTTCGGCGTCCTGCTCGACACCCTCGTGGTCCGCTCGCTCCTGGTGCCCGCGCTGGTGCTCGACATCGGCCCCCGGGCCTGGTGGCCCAGCGTCCTGGGCCGCGAGAGCGCCGGAGCCGCCGACGGGCCGAAGCCCTCGGCGTGA
- a CDS encoding DUF1330 domain-containing protein yields the protein MPAYVIAHLRPADPHPDILEYIERISGTFEPYGGRFLVHVTEHEVKEGSWPGHVVMIGFPGIEEARTWWDSPAYQEIAPLRSRHIEGDIILVEGVPPGYDATATAKAMREASAGG from the coding sequence ATGCCCGCCTATGTCATAGCCCACCTGCGGCCCGCCGACCCCCACCCGGACATCCTGGAGTACATCGAGCGCATCTCCGGCACCTTCGAGCCGTACGGCGGCCGCTTCCTCGTGCACGTCACGGAACACGAGGTGAAGGAGGGCAGCTGGCCGGGGCATGTCGTGATGATCGGCTTCCCCGGGATCGAGGAGGCGCGGACATGGTGGGACTCACCCGCGTACCAGGAGATCGCGCCGCTGCGTTCCCGGCACATCGAAGGCGACATCATCCTGGTCGAAGGAGTGCCGCCCGGCTACGACGCCACCGCCACCGCGAAGGCCATGCGCGAGGCGTCCGCCGGCGGCTGA
- a CDS encoding family 43 glycosylhydrolase → MAFRPRSPSRKGPPVPFAPRVRPRGRVLLLAAALLGLVLGLLPAAPAAAAASAPPSPGAAAAAAETFRNPLNTGPDPFMTHWNGNYYLTTTQGGSIRMWRSPSLGTLATADPITVWTDSDPSRNRNIWAPEFYRFGDRWYLYYTADDGVDDHHRLYVLESERDDPAGPYRFKAKLAPPNHADDFAIDAGILQLGGRLYLAYSGINRYQHNGINIAPMSDPYTVSGDAVAFDAAGGCPEVREGPEFLYRNGRVWMTYSTCDTGKPDYQVWMMSMPLGADPLVPGNWRQHQGPVFSRADDRGVFGPGHHAFFRSPDGTEDWIVYHAKTTSVNTYSNRTTRAQKFTWRADGSPDFGRPLAMGATQDLPSGDPGSGNYWINDDGRSSGPGGVTYTGSWNSGTGCATQCFWSDDHWSDRTGATATFSFTGTRISLLSVKDTGNGYAAVSIDGGPEERVDFHGPIRVGEAVQYTSPRLAHGSHTLRVRVMGQHNSQSTASFVSIDRAEVYVN, encoded by the coding sequence ATGGCCTTCCGGCCGAGATCTCCCTCCCGGAAAGGACCCCCCGTGCCTTTCGCCCCCCGTGTCCGCCCCCGCGGACGCGTCCTGCTCCTCGCCGCCGCCCTCCTCGGGCTCGTCCTCGGTCTGCTGCCCGCGGCCCCGGCCGCCGCGGCGGCGTCCGCACCACCCTCGCCGGGCGCCGCCGCGGCGGCAGCCGAAACGTTCCGCAACCCGCTCAACACCGGGCCCGACCCGTTCATGACGCACTGGAACGGGAACTACTACCTCACCACCACCCAGGGCGGCAGCATCAGGATGTGGCGCTCCCCGTCCCTGGGCACCCTGGCGACGGCCGACCCGATCACCGTGTGGACGGACTCCGACCCGTCCCGCAACCGCAACATCTGGGCCCCGGAGTTCTACCGCTTCGGTGACCGCTGGTACCTGTACTACACGGCCGACGACGGCGTCGACGACCACCACCGGCTGTACGTCCTGGAGTCGGAACGCGACGACCCGGCCGGCCCCTACCGCTTCAAGGCGAAGCTCGCCCCGCCCAACCACGCCGACGACTTCGCCATCGACGCGGGCATCCTCCAGCTCGGCGGCCGGCTGTATCTCGCGTACAGCGGCATCAACCGGTACCAGCACAACGGGATCAACATCGCCCCGATGTCCGACCCGTACACCGTCTCCGGCGACGCCGTCGCCTTCGACGCGGCCGGCGGATGCCCCGAGGTGCGGGAGGGCCCGGAGTTCCTGTACCGCAACGGCCGGGTCTGGATGACGTACTCCACCTGCGACACGGGCAAACCGGACTACCAGGTCTGGATGATGTCGATGCCGCTGGGCGCCGACCCGCTGGTGCCGGGGAACTGGCGGCAGCACCAGGGCCCGGTGTTCTCCCGCGCGGACGACCGGGGGGTGTTCGGGCCGGGGCACCACGCCTTCTTCCGCTCCCCGGACGGCACCGAGGACTGGATCGTGTACCACGCCAAGACCACGTCGGTGAACACCTACAGCAACCGGACGACCCGGGCGCAGAAGTTCACCTGGCGGGCCGACGGCAGCCCCGACTTCGGCCGGCCGCTGGCGATGGGCGCCACCCAGGACCTGCCCTCCGGCGACCCCGGTTCGGGCAACTACTGGATCAACGACGACGGCCGCTCCAGCGGCCCCGGCGGTGTCACCTACACCGGTTCCTGGAACTCCGGTACGGGCTGCGCGACCCAGTGCTTCTGGAGCGACGACCACTGGAGCGACCGGACCGGCGCCACGGCGACCTTCTCCTTCACCGGCACCCGGATCTCCCTCCTCTCGGTCAAGGACACCGGCAACGGCTACGCGGCCGTCAGCATCGACGGCGGCCCCGAGGAGCGGGTGGACTTCCACGGCCCGATCCGTGTCGGCGAGGCCGTGCAGTACACCAGCCCGCGGCTCGCCCACGGCAGCCACACACTGCGCGTCCGGGTCATGGGACAGCACAACTCCCAGTCCACGGCGTCGTTCGTGAGCATCGACCGCGCCGAGGTCTATGTGAACTGA